One Alteromonas sp. KC3 DNA segment encodes these proteins:
- a CDS encoding recombinase family protein translates to MSQRTYFYCRVSTSDQTTANQVQAFKSKGYEVNEDFVIAETVSGAVCAMERKGFRNMVENKLINGDTLVVLKLDRLGRDNIDVQQTIDLLLEKGINVRILDLPFKELVTPENRLMLKIFAAFAAFEKDRIRERTLEAQARARAEGKTIGRPPKATPEKVAELRTSGLSISVTAKRLGVSEATVKRLYATAKKQAQQ, encoded by the coding sequence GTGAGCCAACGTACCTATTTTTATTGTCGCGTATCGACCTCAGATCAGACCACAGCTAACCAAGTACAAGCTTTTAAGAGTAAGGGTTATGAGGTCAACGAGGACTTTGTCATTGCAGAGACTGTATCAGGTGCTGTGTGCGCAATGGAGCGTAAAGGCTTCAGAAACATGGTTGAAAACAAACTGATAAACGGAGATACGCTTGTAGTCCTTAAGCTTGATCGCTTAGGAAGAGATAACATTGACGTACAGCAGACTATTGATTTGCTCCTTGAGAAGGGTATCAACGTTCGCATATTGGATTTACCGTTTAAAGAGCTAGTTACCCCAGAAAACAGATTAATGTTGAAGATTTTCGCAGCCTTTGCAGCCTTTGAGAAAGACCGTATCAGAGAGCGTACCCTTGAGGCTCAAGCCAGAGCCAGAGCAGAAGGTAAGACAATTGGAAGACCACCCAAAGCAACCCCTGAGAAGGTCGCAGAGCTACGCACAAGCGGTCTATCAATATCAGTCACAGCTAAGCGATTAGGCGTCTCAGAAGCCACTGTAAAGCGCCTGTACGCTACAGCAAAGAAACAAGCTCAACAGTAA
- a CDS encoding YajQ family cyclic di-GMP-binding protein — protein sequence MPSFDIVSELNMEEVRNATENASRELSTRFDFRGIDASFEYKDKTVVMKAEAEFQLQQMESMFRTAMSKRNVDTSSMDVKPYDAHGKTYRQTITFKEGIEQPMAKKIVKLVKDAKIKVQTAIQGEELRVTGKKRDDLQQVIALVKSSDLGQPFQFKNFR from the coding sequence GTGCCATCATTTGATATTGTTTCTGAATTGAATATGGAAGAAGTGCGTAACGCAACAGAAAACGCCAGCCGAGAGCTTTCAACACGCTTTGACTTTCGCGGCATAGACGCCAGCTTTGAATACAAAGATAAAACCGTAGTGATGAAAGCAGAAGCTGAATTCCAGCTTCAACAAATGGAAAGCATGTTTCGTACTGCTATGTCTAAGCGCAACGTTGATACCTCATCGATGGACGTAAAGCCTTACGACGCACACGGTAAAACCTACCGTCAAACCATTACCTTTAAAGAAGGTATTGAACAACCAATGGCGAAGAAAATTGTAAAGTTGGTTAAAGACGCCAAAATTAAAGTACAAACCGCCATTCAGGGCGAAGAGTTGCGTGTTACAGGCAAAAAGCGTGATGACCTGCAGCAAGTGATTGCGCTTGTAAAATCGTCTGACCTTGGCCAGCCATTTCAATTTAAGAACTTCCGCTGA
- a CDS encoding recombinase family protein — protein MSQFAISYTRFSSGSQRHGTSLERQQELSLRFCKKHNLTLMQSFHDGGKSGYHGKHLEAGGQLKRLLEMLDNGDIPRGTHLLIEQTDRLSRQPLMQAFSLVTNLLEKGLVIVTLDDEQRYTYEGDQTQVYMLAGRLHRGYDESRSKSERLGKVWANKEKEMKEGKLPKMRLPFWLERDSSGEVVELSSWVSLIEEVLNLSIEGYGGADIAAKLNGEGKLTKDGVNWNSSKITKLIRNKQLTGWHTRKADKTMYFCLPPVVSQELFSMAQKALDSRTRTRGNSKQWNSALSGLTSCGACGGALKLHGRPQSRTAVCRTAVDGGSCTNRKSIRYKALVLGSVASLSTSLASLMMKQPNKKPPQEKRDLETLLAKAENKVSNLVQSIGLSENSTMLVTLTRELDKASNEVETLKVKLSEVEPVESAEVRAFRMLRIAKEEVPALVTGVLEGSKADANKLNTYLHSIDGFKIDLLDGVATVLGTDIWFEKKELKISNEHVGEVSIIKEDKAPKVGTYVTDSGHEIVTEERGTPLGGGYYLAI, from the coding sequence TTGTCTCAATTCGCAATATCATATACTCGCTTCTCTTCAGGCTCACAACGTCACGGCACAAGCCTAGAGCGTCAACAAGAGCTCTCTCTTCGCTTCTGTAAAAAACATAACCTAACACTAATGCAATCCTTCCATGATGGTGGTAAATCTGGCTATCACGGAAAGCACCTAGAAGCAGGTGGACAGCTAAAACGCCTTTTAGAAATGCTAGACAATGGTGATATACCAAGAGGCACTCATCTTCTCATAGAACAGACTGACAGGCTCTCTAGACAGCCGTTGATGCAAGCCTTTAGCTTGGTAACGAACTTACTTGAAAAAGGGTTAGTCATTGTCACATTAGACGATGAGCAGAGGTACACCTATGAAGGAGACCAAACTCAAGTCTATATGTTAGCTGGGAGGTTACACCGTGGTTACGATGAGTCTCGCTCTAAGAGTGAACGCCTTGGTAAAGTTTGGGCTAATAAAGAAAAGGAAATGAAGGAAGGTAAACTTCCAAAGATGAGACTCCCCTTCTGGCTTGAACGTGACTCTTCAGGGGAAGTTGTTGAGCTTTCCTCATGGGTCTCTCTGATTGAAGAAGTTCTAAACCTTTCTATTGAGGGTTATGGTGGAGCAGACATCGCAGCAAAGCTTAATGGTGAGGGTAAGCTGACTAAAGATGGTGTTAATTGGAACAGTTCGAAAATCACTAAGCTTATACGCAACAAGCAACTGACTGGTTGGCACACTCGTAAAGCTGACAAGACCATGTACTTTTGCCTTCCACCAGTAGTGTCTCAGGAGTTGTTCTCAATGGCGCAGAAAGCTCTAGACTCTCGTACACGGACAAGAGGTAACAGCAAGCAGTGGAATAGTGCCTTATCTGGATTAACGTCCTGTGGAGCCTGTGGGGGCGCTCTAAAGCTCCATGGTAGACCTCAATCTAGGACAGCCGTATGCAGGACCGCTGTTGATGGTGGTTCATGTACAAATAGGAAGTCTATAAGATATAAAGCTCTGGTACTTGGTTCCGTTGCTTCACTTAGTACAAGCCTAGCAAGCCTCATGATGAAACAGCCAAATAAGAAGCCCCCTCAAGAAAAACGCGACTTAGAGACACTGTTGGCGAAGGCTGAAAATAAAGTCAGTAACCTCGTACAATCTATAGGCCTATCAGAAAACTCTACCATGCTAGTTACCCTCACAAGAGAGCTGGATAAAGCGAGTAATGAGGTTGAAACGCTAAAAGTTAAACTATCTGAGGTAGAGCCTGTCGAGTCCGCTGAGGTAAGAGCATTTAGAATGCTGAGGATAGCCAAAGAAGAAGTCCCAGCTCTAGTCACAGGTGTCCTTGAAGGTAGTAAAGCTGATGCTAATAAGTTAAACACTTACTTACACTCAATTGATGGGTTTAAGATTGACCTCCTAGATGGTGTAGCAACTGTACTTGGCACAGATATTTGGTTTGAGAAAAAAGAGCTCAAGATTAGCAATGAACATGTTGGTGAGGTATCTATCATCAAAGAAGACAAGGCTCCTAAGGTAGGCACATATGTGACTGATAGCGGTCATGAGATAGTTACAGAGGAGCGCGGAACTCCGCTGGGAGGTGGCTACTACCTAGCAATCTAA
- a CDS encoding trypsin-like peptidase domain-containing protein, with translation MEVLITIKSQLGIIGTGLYFTYEGDFYVVTCSHVADEPATFEYGVIANPSKALWGSQEVEYVALKERLIHPSDTNILRHDIVVYQLASPLKTITPASLPQFESLSHRVKGHKLELRGYSTEYLRKMVNSLSDERILPERVECFATELNDIKQSLATGITEARFNIARVDTESKITGGHSGSPVYDSTSNFPIGIAFYSNPVVTNLEEYTAIFYVPIESVIELITHRNGHISIGI, from the coding sequence ATGGAAGTACTGATAACAATAAAGTCACAATTAGGGATAATAGGCACAGGCCTTTACTTTACTTACGAAGGTGATTTTTATGTAGTTACATGTAGCCATGTTGCTGATGAACCTGCCACTTTTGAATATGGGGTAATTGCGAACCCGTCAAAAGCATTGTGGGGGTCTCAAGAAGTTGAGTATGTAGCCTTAAAAGAACGATTAATACACCCGAGTGATACTAATATTCTCAGACATGACATAGTGGTTTATCAATTGGCTTCACCTCTTAAAACAATTACCCCAGCGTCTTTACCTCAATTTGAATCTCTATCCCACAGGGTAAAAGGGCATAAGCTTGAGCTGCGTGGATACTCAACAGAATATCTACGAAAGATGGTAAACAGTTTATCTGATGAACGAATTCTACCTGAACGAGTAGAGTGCTTTGCTACAGAGTTGAATGATATAAAACAAAGTTTAGCAACTGGTATAACAGAGGCTCGCTTCAATATAGCTAGAGTGGACACAGAGTCTAAAATTACTGGCGGGCACTCTGGAAGTCCAGTCTATGACTCTACTAGCAACTTTCCTATTGGCATTGCTTTTTATTCAAATCCCGTAGTGACAAACTTAGAAGAATACACTGCTATTTTTTATGTTCCTATTGAGAGTGTAATTGAATTGATAACTCATCGAAATGGGCATATTTCTATTGGTATTTGA